In Apteryx mantelli isolate bAptMan1 chromosome 16, bAptMan1.hap1, whole genome shotgun sequence, a single genomic region encodes these proteins:
- the GLIS2 gene encoding zinc finger protein GLIS2 isoform X2, translated as MHSLDEPLDLKLSISKLRAAREKRERGLAGSKPRGPSREPPRADEGAAAPPPPRGPGSPSSPPAGLLAHSKFLDKRDARFAAVPMMDLSLSPPSGVESPGGTASLSPERQGNGDLPISTPHDFQSLRYIDGIPSSFQFFLPLGAGGALHLPSAAFLPPPKEKRLSPELPLPKQLVCRWSKCNQFFDLLQDLVDHVNDFHVKPEKDAGYCCHWEGCARHGRGFNARYKMLIHIRTHTNEKPHRCPTCNKSFSRLENLKIHNRSHTGEKPYICPYEGCNKRYSNSSDRFKHTRTHYVEKPYYCKMPGCHKRYTDPSSLRKHIKAHGHFVSHEHQEMLKVHQPPKTPLGSAEVPYVNGAQLIIPNPAALFGPHGLPGLGASLPIPLAPAPLDLSALGCGAVGSGALPTLPSPVLSLNGAPLNLAKNPLLSSPFAAGGLGLPVMSLLAGAGKAEAEKCHGADGRLPKSGKSQGPESRKESCERTELARLRATPESLALLPGAVLDLSTGVNSVGSPEALPPGWVVIPPGSVLLKPAVVN; from the exons ATGCATTCGCTGGACGAGCCGCTCGACCTCAAGCTGAGCATCTCCAAGCTGCGGGCCGCCAGGGAGAAGCGCGAGCGGGGCTTGGCCGGCTCCAAGCCCCGGGGCCCGTCCcgcgagccgccccgcgccgacgagggcgccgctgccccgccgccgccccgggggcccgGCTCACCCAGCTCGCCGCCAGCCG GCCTCCTGGCGCACTCCAAGTTCCTCGACAAGCGGGACGCCCGCTTCGCCGCCGTGCCCATGATGGACCTGAGCCTCTCGCCGCCCTCGGGCGTGGAGTCGCCCGGCGGCACCGCCTCGCTCTCGCCCGAGCGGCAGGGCAACGGGGACCTGCCCATCTCCACCCCGCAC GATTTCCAGTCCCTGCGCTACATCGACGGCATCCCCAGCTCCTTCCAGTTCTTCCTGCCGCTGGGCGCGGGGGGGGCCCTGCACCTGCCCTCCGCCGCCTTCCTGCCGCCCCCCAAGGAGAAGCGCCTCTCGCCGGAGCTGCCCCTGCCCAAGCAGCTGGTGTGCCGCTGGTCCAAG TGCAACCAGTTCTTCGACCTCCTGCAAGACCTCGTGGACCACGTCAACGACTTCCATGTCAAGCCCGAGAAGGACGCGGGGTACTGCTGCCACTGGGAAGGCTGTGCCCGCCACGGCAGGGGCTTCAACGCCAG GTACAAGATGCTGATCCACATCCGGACGCACACCAACGAGAAGCCGCATCGCTGCCCCACCTGCAACAAGAGCTTCTCCCGCCTGGAGAACCTGAAGATCCACAACCGCTCGCACACAG GCGAGAAGCCCTACATCTGCCCCTACGAAGGCTGCAACAAGCGCTACTCCAACTCCAGCGACCGCTTCAAGCACACCCGCACCCACTACGTGGAGAAACCCTACTACTGCAAGATGCCGGGCTGCCACAAGCGTTACACGGACCCCAGCTCGCTCCGCAAACACATCAAGGCCCACGGCCACTTCGTGTCCCACGAGCACCAGGAGATGCTCAAGGTCCACCAGCCCCCCAAGACGCCCCTGGGCTCGGCAGAAGTGCCTTACGTCAACGGGGCGCAGCTCATCATCCCCAACCCCGCGGCCCTCTTCGGCCCGCACGGGCTGCCGGGGCTGGGCGCCTCGCTGCCCATCCCGCTGGCGCCGGCGCCCCTGGATCTCAGCGCCCTGGGCTGCGGGGCTGTGGGCTCGGGCGCGCTGCCCACGCTGCCCAGCCCCGTGCTCTCCCTCAACGGGGCCCCCTTGAACTTGGCCAAGAACCCGCTGCTGTCATCCCCCTTCGCGGCGGGCGGCCTGGGGCTGCCCGTCATGTCGCTGCTCGCCGGCGCGGGCAAGGCGGAGGCCGAGAAGTGCCACGGGGCCGACGGCCGGCTGCCCAAAAGCGGCAAGTCGCAGGGGCCGGAGAGCCGCAAGGAGTCGTGCGAAAGGACGGAGCTGGCGCGGCTGAGGGCCACCCCCGAGAGCCTggcgctgctgcccggcgccgtcCTGGACCTCTCCACCGGCGTGAACTCGGTGGGCAGCCCCGAGGCCCTGCCGCCCGGCTGGGTCGTCATCCCGCCCGGCTCCGTGCTGCTCAAGCCGGCCGTGGTGAATTGA
- the GLIS2 gene encoding zinc finger protein GLIS2 isoform X1: protein MHSLDEPLDLKLSISKLRAAREKRERGLAGSKPRGPSREPPRADEGAAAPPPPRGPGSPSSPPAGEAAAARAGGRRGGAGRPRGGAAVTAWPSPGLLAHSKFLDKRDARFAAVPMMDLSLSPPSGVESPGGTASLSPERQGNGDLPISTPHDFQSLRYIDGIPSSFQFFLPLGAGGALHLPSAAFLPPPKEKRLSPELPLPKQLVCRWSKCNQFFDLLQDLVDHVNDFHVKPEKDAGYCCHWEGCARHGRGFNARYKMLIHIRTHTNEKPHRCPTCNKSFSRLENLKIHNRSHTGEKPYICPYEGCNKRYSNSSDRFKHTRTHYVEKPYYCKMPGCHKRYTDPSSLRKHIKAHGHFVSHEHQEMLKVHQPPKTPLGSAEVPYVNGAQLIIPNPAALFGPHGLPGLGASLPIPLAPAPLDLSALGCGAVGSGALPTLPSPVLSLNGAPLNLAKNPLLSSPFAAGGLGLPVMSLLAGAGKAEAEKCHGADGRLPKSGKSQGPESRKESCERTELARLRATPESLALLPGAVLDLSTGVNSVGSPEALPPGWVVIPPGSVLLKPAVVN, encoded by the exons ATGCATTCGCTGGACGAGCCGCTCGACCTCAAGCTGAGCATCTCCAAGCTGCGGGCCGCCAGGGAGAAGCGCGAGCGGGGCTTGGCCGGCTCCAAGCCCCGGGGCCCGTCCcgcgagccgccccgcgccgacgagggcgccgctgccccgccgccgccccgggggcccgGCTCACCCAGCTCGCCGCCAGCCGGtgaggccgccgccgcgcgcgccggggggcggcggggcggcgcggggcgcccgcggggcggcgcggcggtgaCCGCCTGGCCCTCCCCAGGCCTCCTGGCGCACTCCAAGTTCCTCGACAAGCGGGACGCCCGCTTCGCCGCCGTGCCCATGATGGACCTGAGCCTCTCGCCGCCCTCGGGCGTGGAGTCGCCCGGCGGCACCGCCTCGCTCTCGCCCGAGCGGCAGGGCAACGGGGACCTGCCCATCTCCACCCCGCAC GATTTCCAGTCCCTGCGCTACATCGACGGCATCCCCAGCTCCTTCCAGTTCTTCCTGCCGCTGGGCGCGGGGGGGGCCCTGCACCTGCCCTCCGCCGCCTTCCTGCCGCCCCCCAAGGAGAAGCGCCTCTCGCCGGAGCTGCCCCTGCCCAAGCAGCTGGTGTGCCGCTGGTCCAAG TGCAACCAGTTCTTCGACCTCCTGCAAGACCTCGTGGACCACGTCAACGACTTCCATGTCAAGCCCGAGAAGGACGCGGGGTACTGCTGCCACTGGGAAGGCTGTGCCCGCCACGGCAGGGGCTTCAACGCCAG GTACAAGATGCTGATCCACATCCGGACGCACACCAACGAGAAGCCGCATCGCTGCCCCACCTGCAACAAGAGCTTCTCCCGCCTGGAGAACCTGAAGATCCACAACCGCTCGCACACAG GCGAGAAGCCCTACATCTGCCCCTACGAAGGCTGCAACAAGCGCTACTCCAACTCCAGCGACCGCTTCAAGCACACCCGCACCCACTACGTGGAGAAACCCTACTACTGCAAGATGCCGGGCTGCCACAAGCGTTACACGGACCCCAGCTCGCTCCGCAAACACATCAAGGCCCACGGCCACTTCGTGTCCCACGAGCACCAGGAGATGCTCAAGGTCCACCAGCCCCCCAAGACGCCCCTGGGCTCGGCAGAAGTGCCTTACGTCAACGGGGCGCAGCTCATCATCCCCAACCCCGCGGCCCTCTTCGGCCCGCACGGGCTGCCGGGGCTGGGCGCCTCGCTGCCCATCCCGCTGGCGCCGGCGCCCCTGGATCTCAGCGCCCTGGGCTGCGGGGCTGTGGGCTCGGGCGCGCTGCCCACGCTGCCCAGCCCCGTGCTCTCCCTCAACGGGGCCCCCTTGAACTTGGCCAAGAACCCGCTGCTGTCATCCCCCTTCGCGGCGGGCGGCCTGGGGCTGCCCGTCATGTCGCTGCTCGCCGGCGCGGGCAAGGCGGAGGCCGAGAAGTGCCACGGGGCCGACGGCCGGCTGCCCAAAAGCGGCAAGTCGCAGGGGCCGGAGAGCCGCAAGGAGTCGTGCGAAAGGACGGAGCTGGCGCGGCTGAGGGCCACCCCCGAGAGCCTggcgctgctgcccggcgccgtcCTGGACCTCTCCACCGGCGTGAACTCGGTGGGCAGCCCCGAGGCCCTGCCGCCCGGCTGGGTCGTCATCCCGCCCGGCTCCGTGCTGCTCAAGCCGGCCGTGGTGAATTGA